A portion of the Laribacter hongkongensis DSM 14985 genome contains these proteins:
- a CDS encoding ABC transporter permease, with product MAKKQSVLLWSGALFAYLFLYLPLVIVVVYSFNDSRLNAEWVGFTTKWYVKLFNNDEMITAAVNSLIIGVTSSVIATVLGTLAGIALHRFKLKFLPFLVLTPIAIPEILMGVSLLIFFVMINLTLGMVSIILAHVAFCIGFVAIVVRARMQGMDDSLVEAARDLGATPWQAFRLVTLPQILPGIMAGALMAFTLSIDDFVITFFTAGVGASTLPLQIYSMIKIAVTPEVNAVSSLLMLLTLCLILIASRLSPSSLKSHG from the coding sequence ATGGCTAAGAAGCAATCGGTACTGCTGTGGAGCGGTGCGCTCTTTGCCTACCTGTTCCTGTACCTGCCGCTGGTGATCGTGGTTGTGTACTCGTTCAACGATTCGCGCCTGAACGCCGAATGGGTCGGCTTCACTACCAAGTGGTACGTCAAGCTCTTCAACAACGACGAGATGATCACCGCAGCGGTCAATTCGCTGATCATCGGTGTCACCTCCAGCGTGATCGCCACCGTGCTGGGCACGCTCGCGGGCATCGCCCTGCACCGGTTCAAGCTGAAGTTCCTGCCGTTCCTGGTGCTGACACCGATCGCCATCCCGGAAATCCTGATGGGCGTCAGCCTGCTGATCTTCTTCGTGATGATCAACCTGACGCTCGGCATGGTGTCCATCATCCTGGCGCACGTGGCGTTCTGCATCGGCTTTGTGGCCATTGTGGTGCGCGCGCGCATGCAGGGGATGGACGACAGCCTCGTCGAGGCTGCCCGTGACCTGGGCGCCACGCCGTGGCAGGCCTTCCGGCTGGTCACCCTGCCGCAGATCCTGCCCGGCATCATGGCCGGTGCCCTGATGGCGTTCACGCTGTCGATCGACGACTTCGTGATCACCTTCTTCACCGCCGGGGTCGGCGCCTCGACGCTGCCGTTGCAGATCTACTCGATGATCAAGATCGCCGTGACGCCGGAAGTCAACGCCGTGAGTTCGCTCCTGATGCTGCTGACCCTGTGCCTGATCCTGATTGCCAGCCGGCTGTCGCCGTCGTCACTCAAGAGTCACGGCTGA
- a CDS encoding ABC transporter permease, whose translation MKTMRAQLGKWLLSWPPTVYLVVFFLIPSLIMLLAAFRYPGDYGGLLPLWTTDEATGATEVLINSGNWQDFFTLESFHRLVEEPLYFELFLKSAGYAALTTLVCIVMGYPLAWLIARSHKKYRDLLLLLVILPFWSNFLIRIYAWMIILGPSSAFTRAVNVVVTGLGFEPVTLLFTPFAVIVGLVYVHLPFMVLPLYANLEKHDTALLDAAQDLGASAWQRFWKITWPLSLPGVFAGSALVFIPALGMFAIPDILGGTEGIMIGNLIKQQFLETRDWPFGAVLSIMLTGGVLLMAALGAAVARGGKKHG comes from the coding sequence ATGAAGACGATGCGCGCCCAGCTGGGCAAGTGGCTGCTGTCGTGGCCACCCACCGTTTATCTGGTGGTGTTTTTCCTGATCCCGTCGCTGATCATGCTGCTTGCCGCCTTCCGCTATCCGGGCGACTACGGCGGCCTGCTGCCGCTGTGGACCACGGACGAAGCGACCGGCGCTACCGAAGTGCTGATCAACAGCGGCAACTGGCAGGACTTCTTCACGCTGGAAAGCTTCCACCGGCTGGTGGAAGAGCCGTTGTATTTCGAGCTCTTTCTCAAGTCGGCCGGATATGCGGCCCTGACGACGCTGGTCTGCATCGTCATGGGGTATCCGCTGGCGTGGCTGATTGCCCGCAGCCACAAGAAATACCGCGACCTGCTGCTGCTTTTGGTGATCCTGCCGTTCTGGTCCAACTTCCTGATCCGCATCTACGCGTGGATGATCATCCTCGGCCCGTCGTCCGCCTTTACCAGGGCTGTCAACGTCGTGGTGACCGGTCTGGGCTTCGAGCCGGTCACGCTGCTGTTCACCCCGTTTGCGGTCATTGTCGGGCTGGTATACGTGCACCTGCCGTTCATGGTGCTGCCGCTCTACGCCAACCTCGAAAAACACGACACGGCCTTGCTGGACGCTGCGCAGGACCTGGGCGCCTCGGCCTGGCAGCGGTTCTGGAAAATCACCTGGCCCCTGAGCCTGCCCGGCGTGTTCGCCGGTTCGGCACTGGTGTTCATCCCGGCGCTGGGCATGTTCGCCATTCCGGATATCCTCGGCGGCACCGAGGGCATCATGATCGGCAACCTGATCAAGCAGCAGTTCCTTGAAACGCGCGACTGGCCGTTCGGCGCCGTGCTGTCGATCATGCTGACCGGCGGCGTGCTGCTGATGGCGGCACTGGGTGCGGCCGTGGCACGGGGAGGCAAGAAGCATGGCTAA
- a CDS encoding ABC transporter ATP-binding protein, with protein MALLEIRNVVKRFGDFTAVNGVSISVEAGEFFTLLGPSGCGKTTLLRMLAGFEQPDSGQILLDGKDVSLVPPEKRPVHTVFQSYALFPHMTVRDNIAFPLKMAGWAADRIATQVDELLEDVRLTQFGSRFPHELSGGQRQRVAIARALVDRPRLLLLDEPLSALDAKLREEMQIELINLQREVGITFVYVTHDQGEALALSHRIAVMSAGSVEQLDIPETIYSYPKNRFVADFIGQCNVLESEIKSLNADGTMQIEIRGCGEMKALAPQGAQPGQKGWLALRPEKIKLDRELPDLPDEAYFKGKIHDCLYLGDVTIYIVEVADGVKIEAMLPNSAPGLAKLFDDDDLVEIAWRFDAGSFLVE; from the coding sequence ATGGCTCTGCTTGAGATTCGCAACGTCGTCAAACGCTTTGGCGACTTTACGGCGGTGAACGGCGTCAGCATCTCGGTCGAGGCTGGCGAATTCTTTACCTTGCTGGGGCCGTCCGGCTGCGGCAAGACCACGCTTTTGCGGATGCTGGCGGGCTTCGAGCAGCCGGACTCCGGCCAGATCCTGCTGGATGGCAAGGACGTGTCGCTGGTGCCGCCGGAAAAACGTCCGGTGCATACGGTGTTCCAGAGCTATGCCCTGTTTCCGCACATGACCGTGCGCGACAACATCGCTTTTCCGCTCAAGATGGCCGGCTGGGCCGCTGACAGGATCGCCACCCAGGTGGATGAACTGCTGGAAGACGTGCGCCTGACGCAGTTCGGCAGCCGCTTTCCGCACGAGCTGTCGGGTGGCCAGCGCCAGCGCGTGGCGATTGCCCGCGCCTTGGTGGACCGTCCGCGCCTCCTGTTGCTGGACGAGCCGCTGTCGGCGCTGGATGCCAAGCTGCGCGAAGAAATGCAGATCGAGCTGATCAACCTGCAACGCGAAGTCGGCATCACGTTCGTGTATGTCACCCATGACCAGGGTGAAGCTCTGGCCCTGAGCCACCGCATTGCCGTGATGAGTGCCGGTTCGGTCGAGCAGCTCGACATTCCGGAAACCATCTACTCCTACCCGAAAAACCGGTTTGTCGCGGACTTCATCGGCCAGTGCAACGTGCTGGAAAGCGAAATCAAGTCGCTGAACGCCGACGGCACCATGCAGATCGAGATTCGTGGTTGCGGCGAGATGAAGGCGCTGGCGCCGCAGGGTGCACAGCCCGGCCAGAAAGGCTGGCTGGCGCTGCGTCCGGAAAAGATCAAGCTCGACCGCGAGCTGCCGGACCTGCCCGACGAAGCCTACTTCAAGGGCAAGATTCACGACTGCCTGTACCTGGGGGACGTGACCATCTACATCGTGGAGGTGGCCGACGGCGTCAAGATCGAGGCCATGCTGCCCAACTCGGCTCCGGGCCTGGCCAAGCTCTTCGACGACGACGACCTGGTCGAGATCGCCTGGCGCTTTGACGCCGGCAGCTTCCTCGTGGAGTGA
- a CDS encoding PLP-dependent cysteine synthase family protein, which yields MTHWIHSAIAKIEADFNRSSDTHLIPLTIPAVPHIHLYFKDESTHPTGSLKHRLARSLFLYGLCNGWIREGTTIIEASSGSTAVSEAYFARLLGLPFIAVMPRGTSAEKVRAIEFQGGRCHLVEDPATIYDESRRLAHELDGHYMDQFTYAERATDWRGNNNIADTIFRQMQLEPFPIPSWIVCGAGTGGTSATFGRYTRYQKLDTRVCVVDPENSVFYDSYYTGDDALTCEGGSGVEGIGRPRVEPSFIPSVVDRVIRVPNAASYAALHFLSEVLGRKCGGSTGTNLFGVCELASGMVARGEQGAIVTLICDSGERYLDSYFNPDWLEAQRIDITPWLLRYRCFFEEGRW from the coding sequence ATGACGCACTGGATCCATTCCGCCATCGCCAAGATCGAGGCCGATTTCAATCGCTCGTCCGATACCCACCTGATTCCGCTGACGATACCGGCGGTTCCGCACATCCACCTGTATTTCAAGGACGAATCGACCCACCCTACCGGCAGCCTCAAGCACCGGCTGGCCCGGTCACTGTTCCTGTACGGCCTGTGCAATGGCTGGATCCGCGAAGGAACGACGATCATCGAGGCCTCCAGTGGCTCGACCGCAGTCTCCGAAGCCTACTTTGCCCGCCTGCTCGGCTTGCCGTTCATCGCAGTCATGCCGCGCGGCACGTCGGCGGAAAAAGTCCGGGCCATCGAGTTCCAGGGCGGGCGCTGCCATCTGGTCGAGGACCCGGCCACCATCTACGACGAATCCCGCCGGCTGGCGCACGAACTGGACGGCCATTACATGGACCAGTTCACCTATGCCGAACGGGCGACCGACTGGCGCGGCAACAACAACATTGCCGACACCATTTTCCGGCAGATGCAGCTTGAACCGTTCCCGATCCCGAGCTGGATCGTCTGCGGAGCCGGGACCGGCGGCACCTCGGCCACGTTCGGCCGTTACACCCGCTACCAGAAGCTTGATACCCGCGTCTGCGTGGTCGATCCCGAAAACTCGGTGTTCTACGACAGCTACTACACCGGTGACGACGCGTTGACCTGCGAGGGCGGCTCGGGCGTCGAAGGCATCGGCCGGCCGCGGGTCGAGCCATCGTTCATTCCCAGCGTCGTGGACCGGGTGATCCGCGTGCCCAATGCTGCCAGCTATGCTGCGCTGCATTTCCTGTCCGAAGTCCTGGGGCGCAAGTGCGGCGGCTCGACCGGCACCAACCTGTTCGGCGTGTGCGAACTCGCCTCGGGCATGGTGGCGCGCGGCGAGCAGGGCGCCATCGTCACGCTGATCTGCGACTCGGGCGAGCGTTATCTCGACAGCTATTTCAATCCGGACTGGCTGGAAGCCCAGCGCATCGACATCACCCCGTGGCTGCTGCGTTACCGCTGCTTTTTCGAAGAAGGCCGCTGGTAG
- a CDS encoding OmpW/AlkL family protein encodes MKKLALALLAGAAFAPAVSMADAGDVLVRVRGLYIAPEVSTSQTASDLGLNVKQAMTPELDLTYMITKNIGAELILGTSKHNVTSGGGDIGSVWVLPPTLTLQYHFMPDADFRPYVGAGINYTRFYNTNFKTAEAVTGADSVNIKKNSWGGALQIGADYAINKNVFVNLDVKKVWMDTKLMVNGEDAGKIKINPWIIGVGIGTKF; translated from the coding sequence ATGAAAAAACTGGCTCTGGCTCTTCTGGCAGGTGCAGCCTTTGCTCCGGCCGTTTCGATGGCTGACGCAGGTGACGTGCTGGTGCGCGTACGTGGTTTGTACATCGCTCCGGAAGTGAGCACGTCACAGACTGCCAGCGATCTGGGTCTGAACGTCAAGCAAGCCATGACCCCGGAGCTTGACTTGACCTATATGATCACCAAGAACATCGGCGCCGAGCTGATTCTGGGTACTTCCAAGCACAATGTGACCTCTGGTGGCGGTGACATCGGTTCGGTGTGGGTGCTGCCGCCGACCCTGACCCTGCAATACCACTTCATGCCGGACGCTGACTTCCGTCCGTACGTGGGTGCCGGCATCAACTACACCCGTTTCTACAACACCAACTTCAAGACTGCTGAAGCCGTGACTGGTGCTGACAGCGTCAACATCAAGAAGAACAGCTGGGGCGGTGCCCTGCAGATCGGTGCTGACTACGCCATCAACAAGAACGTGTTCGTCAACCTTGACGTGAAGAAGGTATGGATGGACACCAAGCTGATGGTTAATGGTGAAGATGCTGGCAAGATCAAGATCAACCCGTGGATCATCGGTGTTGGTATCGGCACCAAGTTCTGA
- the ubiD gene encoding 4-hydroxy-3-polyprenylbenzoate decarboxylase gives MHYRDLRDFIAALEARGELKRVGQPVSPRLEMTDLCDRTLRAEGPALLFEAPQTGNTRYASPVLGNLFGTPQRVALGMGAENVSALRDIGQLLAMLKEPEPPKGLRDAWDKFPLYKKVLDMAPKTIRRAPVQEVVEEGPEVNLARLPVWHCWPGDVAPLITWGLTVTRGPAKKRQNLGIYRQQVISRNQVIMRWLAHRGGALDFRDWRRTRPGEPFPVSVVLGCDPATILGAVTPVPDTLSEYQFAGLLRGSRTELTQSLGNDLQVPAFAEIVLEGHLSPCEAGFSGVSEHGIPLKEIDGYLHALEGPYGDHTGYYNEQDWFPVFTIDRLTRRPDAIYHSTYTGKPIDEPAVLGVALNEVFVPILQKQFPEIVDFYLPPEGCSYRMAVVSIRKQYAGHAKRVMMGCWSFLRQFMYTKFIVVVDDDIDTRDWKEVMWAITTRMDPVRDTVLVENTPIDYLDFASPVSGLGGKMGMDATNKWPGETDREWGRPIVKDAAVAARVDQLWQTLGL, from the coding sequence ATGCACTACCGTGACCTGCGCGACTTCATCGCGGCCCTCGAAGCCCGGGGCGAACTCAAACGTGTCGGGCAGCCTGTATCGCCCCGCCTGGAAATGACAGATCTCTGCGACCGCACCCTGCGCGCAGAAGGACCAGCCTTGCTGTTTGAGGCACCGCAAACCGGCAACACTCGCTATGCCAGCCCGGTGCTGGGCAACCTTTTTGGCACTCCGCAGCGGGTCGCACTGGGCATGGGAGCCGAAAACGTGTCGGCCCTGCGCGACATCGGCCAGTTGCTGGCCATGCTCAAGGAGCCCGAGCCGCCCAAAGGCCTGCGCGATGCCTGGGACAAGTTTCCGCTATATAAAAAGGTGCTCGACATGGCACCGAAAACCATCCGCCGGGCCCCGGTGCAGGAAGTGGTCGAAGAAGGCCCTGAGGTCAACCTCGCCCGCCTGCCGGTCTGGCACTGCTGGCCCGGCGACGTTGCCCCGCTGATTACCTGGGGGCTGACCGTCACCCGCGGGCCGGCCAAAAAGCGCCAGAACCTCGGCATTTACCGCCAGCAGGTCATCAGCCGCAACCAGGTCATCATGCGCTGGCTGGCTCACCGCGGCGGGGCGCTGGATTTCCGCGACTGGCGCCGCACCCGCCCGGGTGAACCGTTCCCGGTGTCGGTGGTGCTGGGCTGCGACCCGGCCACCATCCTAGGCGCCGTTACCCCGGTGCCGGATACCCTGTCGGAATACCAGTTTGCCGGCCTGCTGCGCGGCAGCCGCACCGAACTGACCCAGAGCCTTGGCAACGACCTGCAAGTGCCGGCCTTTGCCGAAATCGTGCTGGAAGGCCACCTCAGCCCCTGCGAAGCCGGCTTCAGCGGCGTCAGCGAACACGGTATCCCGTTAAAAGAAATCGACGGCTACCTGCACGCTCTGGAGGGGCCGTATGGCGACCATACCGGCTATTACAACGAGCAGGACTGGTTCCCGGTCTTCACCATCGACCGCCTGACCCGCCGGCCCGACGCGATCTACCACAGCACCTACACCGGCAAGCCGATCGACGAACCGGCCGTGCTTGGCGTGGCACTCAACGAAGTGTTCGTGCCGATCCTGCAAAAGCAGTTCCCGGAAATCGTCGACTTCTACCTGCCGCCGGAAGGTTGCAGCTACCGCATGGCAGTGGTGTCGATCAGGAAGCAGTACGCCGGTCACGCCAAGCGGGTGATGATGGGGTGCTGGAGCTTCCTGCGCCAGTTCATGTACACCAAGTTCATCGTGGTGGTGGACGACGACATCGACACCCGCGACTGGAAAGAGGTCATGTGGGCCATCACCACCCGCATGGATCCGGTGCGCGACACGGTGCTGGTGGAAAACACCCCGATCGACTATCTGGATTTCGCCAGCCCGGTGTCTGGGCTGGGCGGCAAGATGGGGATGGATGCGACCAACAAGTGGCCGGGCGAAACCGACCGTGAATGGGGCCGCCCCATCGTCAAGGATGCAGCGGTGGCAGCCCGGGTCGACCAGCTGTGGCAGACGCTGGGCCTGTAG
- a CDS encoding NAD(P)H-dependent amine dehydrogenase family protein, translating into MERVRVIQYGCGKMGQVTLRYLVEKGCEIVGAIDTDPALVGRDAGDVAGIGRRLNVPVRADAEAVFAECDAHVAIVAVGSLMDDMYPHFERCARHGVNAISTCEEAFYPWTTSPALTSRLDVLAKQHGCTLTGSGYQDVYWGNLITTLAGSSHCINRIEGVSSYNVEDYGIALARVHGVGLTPEAFQREIAEATALPSYMWNACEWLAAQLGLTIASISQKQVPILAQSDTPSRTMGRTIRAGEALGMSAVVTLVTRQGPVIESQCIGKVYLPGETDRNDWVLRGEPDTFVQISRPSTVELTCASVVNRVPDVIAAPAGFVTSEKMPPAAYRAWPMHFYL; encoded by the coding sequence ATGGAACGCGTACGGGTCATCCAGTATGGCTGCGGCAAGATGGGGCAGGTCACCCTGCGTTATCTGGTGGAGAAAGGCTGCGAGATCGTCGGCGCCATCGATACCGATCCGGCACTGGTCGGCCGCGATGCCGGCGACGTGGCCGGCATCGGGCGACGCCTGAACGTGCCGGTACGGGCAGATGCCGAAGCCGTGTTTGCCGAGTGCGACGCCCATGTCGCCATCGTGGCCGTCGGCAGCCTGATGGACGACATGTACCCGCACTTCGAGCGCTGCGCCCGCCATGGCGTCAACGCCATTTCCACCTGCGAGGAAGCGTTCTATCCGTGGACCACCTCGCCGGCACTGACCAGCCGGCTGGACGTGCTGGCCAAACAGCATGGCTGTACGCTGACCGGTTCCGGCTACCAGGACGTCTACTGGGGCAACCTGATCACCACGCTGGCCGGCTCCAGCCACTGCATCAACCGCATCGAGGGCGTATCCAGCTACAACGTCGAGGATTACGGCATCGCCCTGGCCCGGGTACACGGCGTCGGCCTGACTCCCGAGGCCTTCCAGCGCGAAATCGCCGAAGCCACGGCCCTGCCCTCGTACATGTGGAACGCCTGCGAATGGCTGGCCGCGCAACTGGGGCTGACCATCGCCAGCATCAGCCAGAAACAGGTGCCGATCCTGGCACAGTCCGACACCCCCAGCCGCACCATGGGCCGCACCATCCGCGCCGGTGAGGCACTGGGCATGTCCGCCGTGGTGACCCTCGTCACCCGGCAAGGGCCGGTGATCGAAAGCCAGTGCATCGGCAAGGTCTACCTGCCGGGCGAAACCGACCGCAACGACTGGGTGCTGCGCGGCGAACCGGACACGTTCGTCCAGATCAGCCGCCCATCCACGGTGGAACTCACCTGCGCCAGCGTCGTCAACCGGGTACCGGACGTGATTGCCGCACCGGCCGGCTTTGTTACTTCGGAAAAGATGCCGCCGGCGGCCTATCGCGCCTGGCCGATGCATTTTTACCTGTAA
- a CDS encoding polyamine aminopropyltransferase — MSDFLAMRRRKGQRPGGLPEVAVGEDNGLRSMYLGSDTLQSQMRISDPAELVLAYTRAMAGCLLLQASPRRILHVGLGGGSLPRFFHARLPESMNVAVELNPQVVALCQSMFCLPADERMQVVTGDGVDYMGRQTAAFDTVLIDAFDGYNIITAMVAEPFLHDCRMALGEGGVLAVNLWSRHPRYHQHLDAMRHAFDGRVLVLPAETHGNVAAFALRDAPGHALRFDQLEARARALQDGHGLDFPAMVAALKKANQHTASRLLP; from the coding sequence GTGAGTGATTTTCTCGCCATGCGCCGGCGCAAGGGCCAGCGTCCGGGTGGCTTGCCCGAGGTCGCCGTCGGCGAAGACAACGGCCTGCGCTCGATGTATCTCGGCTCCGACACCCTGCAATCGCAGATGCGCATCAGCGATCCGGCCGAGCTGGTGCTGGCCTATACCCGCGCCATGGCGGGCTGTCTGCTCCTGCAGGCATCTCCCCGGCGCATCCTGCATGTCGGACTGGGGGGCGGCAGCCTGCCGCGCTTTTTCCATGCCCGGCTGCCCGAGTCGATGAATGTGGCCGTGGAGCTCAATCCGCAGGTGGTGGCGCTGTGCCAGTCGATGTTCTGCCTGCCTGCCGACGAGCGCATGCAGGTGGTCACCGGCGACGGGGTGGATTACATGGGGCGGCAGACGGCGGCTTTCGACACCGTCCTGATCGACGCCTTTGACGGCTACAACATCATCACGGCCATGGTGGCCGAGCCCTTCCTGCACGATTGCCGCATGGCCCTCGGCGAGGGCGGCGTGCTGGCAGTCAACCTGTGGAGCCGGCACCCGCGCTATCACCAGCATCTGGATGCCATGCGCCACGCCTTTGACGGCCGGGTACTGGTCCTGCCGGCCGAAACCCACGGCAATGTGGCCGCGTTTGCCCTGCGCGATGCACCGGGACATGCCCTGCGCTTTGACCAGCTGGAAGCCCGGGCGCGTGCCTTGCAGGATGGGCACGGGCTGGATTTTCCGGCCATGGTGGCGGCACTGAAAAAGGCCAACCAGCATACGGCCTCGCGCCTGCTGCCCTGA
- the ttcA gene encoding tRNA 2-thiocytidine(32) synthetase TtcA, which produces MIPVADEAAARKTSRNANKLVKRLRHEVGDAINDFNMIEAGDRVMVCLSGGKDSYALLDILLGLQKSAPIDFSIVAVNLDQKQPGFPEDVLPAYLESLGVEYRIVEEDTYSIVKRLVPEGKTTCSLCSRLRRGVLYRVAGELDATKIALGHHRDDILQTLFLNMFYGGKLKAMPPKLLSDNGKHVVIRPLAYCREKDIERYAGLREFPIIPCNLCGSQPNLQRQVVKEMINDWDRRFPGRVETMFRALQNVVPSHLADTALYPFAGLKVGDALPSEGGDTAFDKEEFRDPVPADEDGQPRRTFSILDSRPKAGGCGE; this is translated from the coding sequence ATGATTCCGGTTGCCGACGAAGCGGCAGCCCGCAAGACTTCCCGTAACGCCAACAAGCTCGTCAAGCGCCTGCGCCACGAGGTTGGCGATGCCATCAACGACTTCAACATGATCGAGGCGGGAGACCGCGTCATGGTCTGCCTGTCGGGCGGCAAGGACAGCTACGCCCTGCTCGATATCCTGCTGGGGCTGCAAAAATCCGCCCCGATCGACTTCTCCATCGTAGCGGTCAACCTCGACCAGAAACAGCCGGGTTTTCCGGAAGACGTGCTGCCGGCCTATCTCGAATCCCTCGGCGTCGAATACCGTATCGTAGAAGAAGATACCTATTCGATCGTCAAGCGGCTGGTGCCGGAAGGCAAGACCACCTGCAGCCTGTGCTCGCGACTGCGCCGCGGGGTGCTGTACCGGGTGGCCGGTGAACTGGATGCGACCAAGATCGCCTTGGGACACCACCGCGACGACATCCTGCAGACCCTGTTCCTCAACATGTTCTACGGCGGCAAGCTCAAGGCCATGCCGCCCAAGCTGCTGTCCGACAACGGCAAGCACGTGGTGATCCGCCCGCTGGCGTACTGCCGCGAAAAGGACATCGAGCGCTACGCCGGGCTGCGGGAGTTTCCGATCATTCCGTGCAACCTGTGCGGGTCGCAGCCCAACCTGCAGCGCCAGGTGGTGAAGGAGATGATCAACGACTGGGACCGCCGTTTCCCGGGCCGGGTGGAAACCATGTTCCGCGCCCTGCAAAACGTGGTGCCGTCGCATCTGGCCGATACCGCACTCTATCCGTTTGCCGGGCTCAAGGTCGGCGACGCGCTGCCGTCCGAGGGCGGCGACACGGCATTCGACAAGGAAGAATTCCGCGATCCGGTGCCGGCGGACGAAGACGGTCAGCCGCGCCGCACGTTCAGCATCCTCGATTCACGCCCGAAGGCCGGGGGCTGCGGTGAGTGA
- a CDS encoding NAD(P)H-dependent flavin oxidoreductase, giving the protein MTDSTLPPLVVRGHVLKPVVQGGMGVGISAHQLAGTVAREGAVGTIASVDLRHLHPDLVEASLHAKCTEDYDRLNLIALDREIKRALEIADGEGLVSVNVMKAVDAHAKYVRQACESGAQAITMGAGLPLDLPDMVSEHPNVALLPILSESRGIGIVLKRWMKKNRLPDAIVIEHPAHAGGHLGAAKREDIADGRFDFARVLEETFELFKSLGLERERIPLVVAGGINSFEKVRHYLGLGAAGVQVGTAFAVTREGDAHINFKNVLAGAKKEDVVEFMSVAGLPARGVLTPFLKSYLKREEKLQANAKADPGRCTQALNCLSVCGLRDGISKIGQFCIDLKLSAAFRGEVDKGLFFRGKDPLPFGDAIRSVRELLDYLTTGVKPDLNVRPA; this is encoded by the coding sequence ATGACAGACTCGACCTTACCCCCGCTTGTTGTACGCGGCCATGTACTCAAACCCGTCGTCCAGGGCGGCATGGGCGTGGGCATTTCCGCCCACCAGCTCGCCGGTACGGTTGCGCGTGAAGGCGCGGTAGGCACCATCGCCAGTGTCGATCTGCGGCACCTGCACCCCGATCTGGTCGAAGCATCGCTGCACGCAAAATGCACCGAAGACTACGACCGCCTCAACCTGATCGCGCTTGACCGCGAGATCAAGCGCGCACTGGAGATCGCCGACGGCGAAGGCCTGGTGTCGGTCAACGTGATGAAAGCCGTCGACGCCCACGCCAAATACGTGCGCCAGGCCTGCGAATCCGGTGCCCAGGCCATCACCATGGGCGCCGGCCTGCCGCTCGACCTGCCGGACATGGTCAGCGAACACCCCAACGTCGCCCTGCTGCCGATCCTCAGCGAATCGCGCGGCATCGGCATCGTGCTCAAGCGCTGGATGAAAAAGAATCGCCTGCCGGATGCCATCGTGATCGAACACCCGGCCCATGCCGGCGGTCACCTCGGTGCCGCCAAGCGCGAGGACATTGCCGACGGCCGTTTCGATTTCGCCCGCGTGCTGGAAGAAACCTTTGAACTCTTCAAGTCACTGGGGCTGGAACGCGAGCGCATCCCGCTGGTTGTTGCGGGCGGCATCAACAGCTTTGAAAAGGTCAGGCACTACCTCGGCCTCGGCGCCGCAGGCGTACAGGTCGGCACGGCCTTTGCCGTGACCCGCGAAGGCGATGCCCACATCAACTTCAAGAACGTGCTGGCAGGTGCCAAGAAAGAGGACGTGGTCGAATTCATGAGCGTGGCCGGCCTGCCGGCCCGCGGCGTGCTCACTCCGTTCCTCAAGAGCTACCTCAAGCGCGAGGAGAAGCTCCAGGCCAACGCCAAGGCCGACCCGGGCCGCTGCACCCAGGCACTCAACTGCCTGTCGGTCTGCGGACTGCGTGACGGCATCAGCAAGATCGGCCAGTTCTGCATCGACCTCAAGCTGTCGGCCGCCTTCCGCGGCGAAGTCGACAAAGGCCTGTTCTTCCGCGGCAAGGATCCGCTGCCGTTTGGCGACGCCATCCGGTCGGTACGCGAACTGCTCGACTACCTGACCACCGGCGTCAAGCCCGACCTGAACGTACGCCCGGCCTGA